One region of Zingiber officinale cultivar Zhangliang chromosome 7B, Zo_v1.1, whole genome shotgun sequence genomic DNA includes:
- the LOC122006254 gene encoding uncharacterized protein At1g28695-like isoform X1: MAVGSKARITISSLLFFSVVLYAAMWLPVSLPTRLTALLRFEHPLSPVCKKQALRDELDIALEETSMDNKMLIIAILNRAYMGENGMLDLFLQSLHQGEKTEFLINHLLLVAVDQLAFNQCKILQLHCYHLVSDSASFSKEAFYMSDDFIKMMWRRTQFLREVLRRGYSFIFTDMDILWLRNPLTKLSGGEDLQISCDKYNSQRPFDAASNFINTGFYFISANKRTIAMFDHWNGATNRSLGMKDQDVLLKLNIEGVLGKLGVRVKYLDNNYFSGFCHKSRDFRKVITMHANCCVGTKAKLIDLRAFFEAWKIHNGTSNATWPAHKSCLFAKNRKLISESASLHNCKQLVC; encoded by the exons ATGGCCGTCGGCAGCAAGGCCCGGATCACGATCTCATCTCTCCTTTTCTTCTCTGTCGTCCTCTATGCAGCCATGTGGCTGCCGGTGTCATTGCCGACGCGATTGACGGCATTACTTCGCTTCGAACACCCATTATCTCCGGTATGC AAAAAGCAAGCTTTGAGAGATGAATTGGACATAGCCTTGGAAGAAACCTCAATGGACAACAAGATGTTAATCATTGCCATTCTGAACAGAGCATACATGGGTGAAAATGGCATGTTGGATCTCTTCCTCCAGAGCTTGCACCAAGGAGAGAAGACTGAATTCTTGATCAATCACCTTCTCCTTGTTGCAGTTGATCAGCTGGCCTTCAATCAATGTAAGATTTTACAACTTCATTGCTATCATCTGGTCTCCGACagtgctagtttctccaaggagGCCTTTTACATGTCTGATGATTTCATCAAGATGATGTGGAGAAGAACTCAGTTCCTCAGAGAAGTACTTAGGCGTGGATATAGCTTCATATTCACG GACATGGATATACTCTGGCTAAGGAACCCATTGACAAAATTGAGTGGTGGAGAAGACCTGCAAATAAGCTGTGATAAGTACAACAGCCAACGACCATTTGATGCTGCATCCAACTTTATCAACACTGGGTTTTACTTCATTTCAGCAAATAAGAGGACTATAGCCATGTTTGATCACTGGAATGGTGCAACGAATAGGTCATTAGGCATGAAAGATCAGGATGTATTACTTAAGCTGAACATTGAGGGTGTCTTAGGGAAACTTGGTGTGAGAGTGAAGTACTTGGATAATAATTACTTCAGTGGTTTCTGCCATAAGAGTAGAGATTTCAGGAAAGTGATTACAATGCATGCGAATTGTTGCGTTGGCACAAAAGCAAAGCTTATAGACTTGAGAGCTTTCTTCGAAGCCTGGAAGATTCACAATGGCACATCAAATGCAACTTGGCCTGCACACAAGTCATGCTTGTTTGCAAAGAACAGAAAGCTCATTTCTGAATCTGCAAGTTTACATAATTGCAAACAATTAGTCTGCTAA
- the LOC122006254 gene encoding uncharacterized protein At1g28695-like isoform X2, which translates to MAVGSKARITISSLLFFSVVLYAAMWLPVSLPTRLTALLRFEHPLSPKKQALRDELDIALEETSMDNKMLIIAILNRAYMGENGMLDLFLQSLHQGEKTEFLINHLLLVAVDQLAFNQCKILQLHCYHLVSDSASFSKEAFYMSDDFIKMMWRRTQFLREVLRRGYSFIFTDMDILWLRNPLTKLSGGEDLQISCDKYNSQRPFDAASNFINTGFYFISANKRTIAMFDHWNGATNRSLGMKDQDVLLKLNIEGVLGKLGVRVKYLDNNYFSGFCHKSRDFRKVITMHANCCVGTKAKLIDLRAFFEAWKIHNGTSNATWPAHKSCLFAKNRKLISESASLHNCKQLVC; encoded by the exons ATGGCCGTCGGCAGCAAGGCCCGGATCACGATCTCATCTCTCCTTTTCTTCTCTGTCGTCCTCTATGCAGCCATGTGGCTGCCGGTGTCATTGCCGACGCGATTGACGGCATTACTTCGCTTCGAACACCCATTATCTCCG AAAAAGCAAGCTTTGAGAGATGAATTGGACATAGCCTTGGAAGAAACCTCAATGGACAACAAGATGTTAATCATTGCCATTCTGAACAGAGCATACATGGGTGAAAATGGCATGTTGGATCTCTTCCTCCAGAGCTTGCACCAAGGAGAGAAGACTGAATTCTTGATCAATCACCTTCTCCTTGTTGCAGTTGATCAGCTGGCCTTCAATCAATGTAAGATTTTACAACTTCATTGCTATCATCTGGTCTCCGACagtgctagtttctccaaggagGCCTTTTACATGTCTGATGATTTCATCAAGATGATGTGGAGAAGAACTCAGTTCCTCAGAGAAGTACTTAGGCGTGGATATAGCTTCATATTCACG GACATGGATATACTCTGGCTAAGGAACCCATTGACAAAATTGAGTGGTGGAGAAGACCTGCAAATAAGCTGTGATAAGTACAACAGCCAACGACCATTTGATGCTGCATCCAACTTTATCAACACTGGGTTTTACTTCATTTCAGCAAATAAGAGGACTATAGCCATGTTTGATCACTGGAATGGTGCAACGAATAGGTCATTAGGCATGAAAGATCAGGATGTATTACTTAAGCTGAACATTGAGGGTGTCTTAGGGAAACTTGGTGTGAGAGTGAAGTACTTGGATAATAATTACTTCAGTGGTTTCTGCCATAAGAGTAGAGATTTCAGGAAAGTGATTACAATGCATGCGAATTGTTGCGTTGGCACAAAAGCAAAGCTTATAGACTTGAGAGCTTTCTTCGAAGCCTGGAAGATTCACAATGGCACATCAAATGCAACTTGGCCTGCACACAAGTCATGCTTGTTTGCAAAGAACAGAAAGCTCATTTCTGAATCTGCAAGTTTACATAATTGCAAACAATTAGTCTGCTAA